From a single Lates calcarifer isolate ASB-BC8 linkage group LG12, TLL_Latcal_v3, whole genome shotgun sequence genomic region:
- the mlnl gene encoding motilin-like isoform X2 produces the protein MSMRGAVAGCVVLVCLVALLAERTEGHITFFSPKEMMLMKEREGRKDMEPRSEDGQFEEVTVQQLPQVQHGGNPDKTVEIAVRLSPKQLDHVAPMLEEIIHDIVEERQKAK, from the exons ATGAGCATGCGTGGAGCAGTGGCCGGTTGTGTGGTGCTGGTGTGCCTGGTGGCGCTGCTGGCTGAGAGAACAGAGGGACACATCACCTTCTTCAGTCCAAAGGAGATGATGCTGATGAAG GAGAGAGAAGGTAGAAAGGACATGGAGCCTCGGTCAGAGGATGGTCAGTTTGAAGAAGTCACCGTCCAGCAGCTTCCTCAGGTGCAGCATGGTGGAAATCCT gataAAACAGTGGAGATTGCCGTCCGTCTTTCACCCAAACAGCTGGATCACGTGGCTCCGATGCTCGAGGAGATCATCCATGACATAGTGGAGGAGCGTCAGAAAG ccaaaTAG
- the mlnl gene encoding motilin-like isoform X1: MRVHMCMCPGRSRMSMRGAVAGCVVLVCLVALLAERTEGHITFFSPKEMMLMKEREGRKDMEPRSEDGQFEEVTVQQLPQVQHGGNPDKTVEIAVRLSPKQLDHVAPMLEEIIHDIVEERQKAK, from the exons atgcgcgtgcatatgtgtatgtgtccagGACGGAGCAGAATGAGCATGCGTGGAGCAGTGGCCGGTTGTGTGGTGCTGGTGTGCCTGGTGGCGCTGCTGGCTGAGAGAACAGAGGGACACATCACCTTCTTCAGTCCAAAGGAGATGATGCTGATGAAG GAGAGAGAAGGTAGAAAGGACATGGAGCCTCGGTCAGAGGATGGTCAGTTTGAAGAAGTCACCGTCCAGCAGCTTCCTCAGGTGCAGCATGGTGGAAATCCT gataAAACAGTGGAGATTGCCGTCCGTCTTTCACCCAAACAGCTGGATCACGTGGCTCCGATGCTCGAGGAGATCATCCATGACATAGTGGAGGAGCGTCAGAAAG ccaaaTAG